In Sander vitreus isolate 19-12246 unplaced genomic scaffold, sanVit1 ctg356_0, whole genome shotgun sequence, the following are encoded in one genomic region:
- the LOC144513847 gene encoding butyrophilin subfamily 1 member A1-like, whose amino-acid sequence MAPFLLLLLILSEAAPDLIEVTVDPGDDVTLPCQAADSSIRAVEWTRPDLEPDYVLLYRDGHLDQTHQHPSFKDRVDLVDRDLKDRDVSLILKNVSSIDNGTYECRVASDGSRRKKRANIDSEPIRTIRLQVTEPGSKRGHSMDRHSMNDVPEDGNSSPGGRYFGLAAAVAGGLVLVAAAVVGVLMYKRRQDKRSGQPAADDDEASDNSESFLNHV is encoded by the exons ATGGCTCCATTTCTGCTCCTGTTGCTCATCCTGTCTGAAGCAGCTCCTG aCCTGATTGAGGTAACAGTTGATCCTGGAGATGATGTAACTCTGCCGTGTCAGGCTGCTGATTCCTCCATCAGAGCTGTAGAGTGGACCAGACCTGACCTGGAGCCAGACTACGTCCTCTTATACAGAGATGGACACCTGGATCAAACCCACCAGCATCCATCCTTTAAGGACAGGGTGGACCTGGTGGACAGAGATCTGAAGGACAGAGACGTGTCTTTAATTCTGAAGAATGTGAGCAGCATCGACAACGGGACATACGAGTGTCGAGTTGCATCAGATGGTTCAAGACGTAAAAAGAGAGCCAACATCGACTCTGAGCCAATCAGAACCATCCGTCTGCAGGTTACAGAGCCAG GTTCAAAAAGAGGTCACTCCATGGATAGACACTCAATGAATGATGTCCCTGAAGATGGAAACTCCTCTCCTGGAGGCCGATACTTTGGACTGGCAGCAGCTGTTGCAGGTGGACTGGTTCTTGTAGCTGCTGCAGTGGTTGGTGTCCTGATGTATAAAAGACGTCAGGACAAGAGATCAGGACAAcctgctgctgatgatgatgaagcaTCTGACAACTCGGAGAGCTTTTTAAATCATGTCTAG